From Acidimicrobiales bacterium, the proteins below share one genomic window:
- a CDS encoding TIGR03619 family F420-dependent LLM class oxidoreductase produces MELGFTSMNTPEDGAPAELARALEERGYGSLWVGEHSHIPVSRRTPYPAGGELPPQYLRMMDPFVTLTAAAAATERLLVGTGVALPLEHDLLGLAKSVATIDRISGGRFLFGVGVGWNEEELTNHRPIPWAKRYRALAECVVALRVLWSDHESEFHGQFYDFDPVWSHPKPMTTPHPPLLCGMGGPLGAQHTIEWADAWLPMDVALGDVAERLTRFRAKAEEAGRGDIPISMVTWGDPTIDTLRAYRDLGIERVVLGAGRQHWDDPKTTYPFIDRYAAYIDVLR; encoded by the coding sequence GTGGAGCTCGGTTTTACGTCCATGAACACGCCCGAGGACGGAGCGCCCGCCGAGCTTGCCCGGGCGCTCGAGGAGCGGGGCTACGGATCCCTGTGGGTGGGCGAGCACTCCCACATCCCCGTCTCCCGCCGCACTCCGTACCCCGCCGGCGGCGAGCTGCCACCGCAGTACCTGCGGATGATGGATCCGTTCGTCACCCTTACGGCGGCGGCCGCCGCCACCGAGCGGCTGCTCGTCGGAACGGGCGTGGCTCTCCCGCTCGAGCACGACTTGCTGGGCCTGGCCAAGTCGGTCGCCACCATCGATCGGATCTCGGGCGGACGGTTCCTGTTCGGCGTCGGCGTCGGATGGAACGAGGAGGAACTGACCAACCATCGCCCGATCCCGTGGGCAAAGCGGTACCGGGCACTCGCCGAGTGCGTCGTCGCCCTGCGGGTGCTCTGGTCGGATCACGAGTCGGAGTTCCACGGCCAGTTCTACGACTTCGACCCGGTGTGGTCGCACCCCAAGCCCATGACGACACCCCACCCTCCCCTGCTCTGTGGCATGGGCGGCCCCCTTGGCGCCCAGCACACCATCGAGTGGGCCGATGCCTGGCTGCCCATGGACGTCGCCCTCGGCGACGTGGCCGAGCGGCTCACCCGGTTCCGGGCGAAGGCCGAGGAGGCCGGCCGGGGTGACATCCCGATCTCCATGGTTACATGGGGAGATCCCACGATCGACACCCTCAGGGCGTACCGCGATCTGGGCATCGAGCGCGTCGTGCTCGGCGCCGGCCGCCAGCACTGGGACGACCCGAAGACGACCTACCCGTTCATCGACCGCTATGCCGCCTACATCGACGTGCTGAGGTAG
- a CDS encoding thiolase family protein, with translation MARDDVWILGIHMTKFGKHPNLDTVDLAAEAALAALADGGVSMKDMGVLAAGNLMGAANGIGQQLQKQIGQTGIPVYNVANACATGATALRTAVMAIKAGECELGLAVGVEKLAGAGLLGGGGRPKSDRNVYEPHGRYGSVATIDGRVGTETMPGVFAQVGMEYGHKHGGATFELFARISEKNHSHSTLNPLAAYSKKMTLDQIMGDVMIAYPNTRPMCSANCDGAAAAVVVSGEKLKTLDPTQRRRAVKVSASVLTTDPWEEACQVLPDVNTLTRQAASQAYEQSGVSPEDLDLVELHDCFATAELVHYDNLGLCAEGEAVPFFESGATWRDGRTPVNVSGGLESKGHPIAATGIANIWEVCHHLREEAGDRQIEGATVGLAHVIGLGSACGVHVLERAAA, from the coding sequence ATGGCGCGTGACGATGTGTGGATCCTCGGGATCCACATGACGAAGTTCGGCAAGCATCCCAATCTCGACACCGTGGACCTGGCAGCGGAGGCGGCGCTCGCCGCGCTGGCCGACGGTGGCGTTTCGATGAAGGACATGGGGGTGCTCGCGGCCGGCAACCTCATGGGTGCCGCCAACGGCATCGGCCAGCAGCTGCAGAAGCAGATCGGCCAGACAGGCATCCCCGTCTACAACGTGGCCAACGCGTGCGCGACGGGTGCCACGGCCCTGCGGACTGCCGTCATGGCCATCAAGGCCGGGGAGTGCGAGCTGGGGCTCGCCGTCGGCGTCGAGAAGCTTGCCGGCGCGGGTCTGCTCGGGGGCGGCGGCAGGCCCAAGAGCGACCGGAACGTGTACGAGCCCCACGGGCGCTACGGCTCGGTCGCCACGATCGACGGCCGTGTCGGCACCGAGACGATGCCGGGCGTCTTCGCTCAAGTGGGGATGGAGTACGGACACAAGCACGGTGGAGCAACCTTCGAGCTGTTCGCGCGGATCAGCGAGAAGAACCACTCGCACTCGACGCTCAACCCACTCGCCGCCTACAGCAAGAAGATGACGCTCGACCAGATCATGGGCGACGTGATGATCGCCTATCCCAATACGAGGCCGATGTGCTCGGCCAACTGCGACGGCGCCGCTGCGGCGGTGGTGGTCAGCGGAGAGAAGCTCAAGACACTGGATCCGACGCAACGACGGCGGGCGGTGAAGGTGTCGGCCTCGGTGCTGACCACCGACCCATGGGAGGAGGCGTGCCAGGTCCTCCCCGACGTGAACACCCTCACCCGCCAGGCGGCCAGCCAGGCCTACGAGCAGTCGGGTGTCTCACCTGAGGACCTCGACCTGGTCGAGCTGCACGATTGCTTCGCGACCGCGGAGCTCGTGCACTACGACAACCTTGGCCTGTGTGCCGAGGGCGAAGCGGTGCCGTTCTTCGAGTCCGGCGCCACTTGGCGGGACGGCCGGACGCCGGTCAACGTCTCCGGCGGCCTCGAGTCGAAGGGCCATCCCATTGCTGCCACCGGCATCGCCAACATCTGGGAGGTGTGTCACCACCTCCGCGAGGAGGCGGGTGATCGTCAGATCGAGGGCGCGACAGTCGGCTTGGCCCACGTCATCGGTCTCGGCTCGGCCTGCGGCGTTCACGTCCTCGAGCGCGCCGCCGCGTAG
- a CDS encoding OB-fold domain-containing protein: MGRQIPLVEYLVLGEEPHLEANECSSCGARYFDRRNACASCGGTGFHKAPIDSEGVLRAFTIVSMAAPGIPVPFVASVIDCGGTSVRANVINTTPDPEHVKLGMKVRLATYVVGADDDGTEAVGFGFEPLEEPDGA; encoded by the coding sequence GTGGGCAGACAGATCCCGTTGGTCGAGTACCTGGTATTGGGCGAGGAGCCGCACCTGGAGGCGAACGAGTGCTCGTCGTGTGGGGCACGGTACTTCGACCGGCGCAACGCTTGCGCGTCATGCGGGGGGACCGGATTCCACAAGGCTCCGATCGACAGCGAGGGCGTGCTGCGCGCCTTCACGATCGTGTCGATGGCAGCGCCCGGCATCCCGGTCCCGTTCGTCGCATCGGTCATCGACTGCGGTGGGACGAGCGTGCGCGCCAACGTCATCAACACCACGCCGGATCCCGAGCACGTGAAGCTTGGCATGAAGGTCCGTCTGGCCACCTACGTGGTCGGTGCGGACGATGACGGCACCGAGGCGGTCGGCTTCGGTTTCGAGCCGCTGGAGGAGCCTGATGGCGCGTGA
- a CDS encoding SDR family NAD(P)-dependent oxidoreductase, translating to MGARDPDLRHKVALVTGASRGVGAATALALANAGCTVACAARATTEQPQRTPGTIDDVVSRIEDAGGTALAVPTNLADENQVVGMVAETVDRLGRVDVLVNNAAITFVGDLDIPLKRHDLIMEVNLRAPLVAMREVKGHMIRQGGGAIVNISSAAALHPHPGLMSYGIAKIGLERLTVDAAAQLQPHHIAVNCFRIDIPVASEGFVANTPGVDRSSWEPSEVAAEGILWMVRQPATYSGRRESMYALRHRESIMKSRAERGWDGPPPPTELYDGLAEVGESTFREPYE from the coding sequence ATGGGAGCTCGAGACCCGGACCTCCGGCACAAGGTTGCTCTGGTCACCGGGGCGAGCCGGGGGGTCGGCGCTGCGACGGCGCTGGCCCTTGCCAATGCTGGCTGCACCGTTGCGTGCGCGGCCCGAGCGACCACCGAGCAGCCGCAACGAACGCCTGGGACCATCGACGACGTCGTGAGCCGGATAGAGGATGCAGGAGGCACGGCGCTCGCCGTTCCTACCAACCTCGCCGACGAGAACCAGGTGGTGGGGATGGTCGCCGAGACCGTCGATCGCCTGGGCCGGGTCGATGTGCTGGTGAACAATGCCGCCATCACCTTCGTCGGCGACCTCGATATCCCGCTCAAGCGGCACGACCTCATCATGGAGGTCAACCTTCGCGCCCCTCTGGTCGCCATGCGCGAGGTGAAAGGTCACATGATCCGGCAAGGGGGTGGAGCAATCGTCAACATCTCGTCGGCTGCGGCACTGCACCCACACCCCGGCCTCATGTCCTACGGTATCGCCAAGATCGGTCTCGAGCGCCTGACCGTTGATGCTGCCGCACAGTTGCAACCCCACCACATCGCCGTGAACTGCTTTCGAATCGACATCCCTGTGGCCTCTGAGGGATTCGTCGCCAACACACCTGGGGTGGACAGGTCGAGCTGGGAGCCGTCCGAGGTGGCCGCCGAAGGCATCCTGTGGATGGTTCGTCAGCCGGCCACCTACTCGGGTCGCAGGGAGAGCATGTACGCGCTGCGTCATCGGGAGTCGATCATGAAGTCTCGCGCCGAGCGAGGCTGGGACGGCCCACCGCCACCCACAGAGCTCTACGACGGCCTGGCCGAGGTGGGCGAGAGCACCTTCCGCGAGCCCTATGAG
- a CDS encoding LLM class F420-dependent oxidoreductase, with protein sequence MQFIYSYPELRGLDGDLLDAGPVGEVARSAEAAGWEGLAFTEHPAPGARWLASGGHQTLDPFVALASAASVTTRLRLLTYLAVGPYRNPSLLAKTAASVDKVSNGRLILGMGTGYQKSEFFALGVDFEERNVLLDEVLDVLPMHWSGEPFSYRGAHFEARDVVARPRPVQDPIPIWLGGNARRTLRRIAGRCQGWMPLVGPAQVSATARTPHLETAADIAAKVAELRDLAGERGEVLQVAPSYADGTIADPTKDVERHRDAFGVLEAAGATWIIVPGASPSAAETRDFLQAFGSTYVGAKSR encoded by the coding sequence ATGCAGTTCATCTATTCGTATCCTGAGCTCCGAGGCCTCGACGGCGATCTGCTCGACGCCGGGCCCGTCGGCGAGGTGGCGAGGTCCGCCGAGGCCGCCGGTTGGGAGGGGCTGGCGTTCACTGAGCACCCCGCTCCGGGCGCTCGCTGGCTCGCGTCGGGAGGCCACCAGACCCTCGACCCTTTTGTCGCCCTTGCGAGCGCAGCATCGGTCACCACCCGGCTGCGGCTGCTCACCTACCTCGCCGTGGGCCCGTACCGGAACCCCTCGCTGCTGGCGAAGACGGCGGCGAGCGTGGACAAGGTGTCCAATGGTCGCCTCATCCTCGGGATGGGCACCGGCTATCAGAAGTCGGAGTTCTTCGCCCTCGGTGTCGACTTCGAAGAGCGCAACGTCCTCCTCGACGAGGTGCTCGACGTCCTGCCGATGCATTGGAGCGGCGAGCCGTTCAGTTATCGCGGGGCACACTTCGAGGCCAGGGACGTGGTCGCCCGGCCCCGTCCGGTGCAGGACCCGATCCCCATCTGGCTCGGTGGCAACGCCCGGCGAACCCTCCGGCGCATCGCCGGGCGATGCCAGGGCTGGATGCCGCTCGTCGGTCCTGCCCAGGTATCGGCCACGGCCCGGACGCCCCACCTCGAGACGGCTGCCGACATCGCCGCCAAGGTCGCCGAGCTCCGAGACCTCGCTGGTGAGCGAGGCGAGGTCCTCCAGGTGGCCCCGTCCTACGCGGACGGCACCATCGCCGATCCCACCAAGGACGTCGAGCGCCACCGTGACGCTTTCGGCGTCCTGGAGGCGGCGGGCGCCACCTGGATCATCGTCCCAGGCGCATCCCCTTCCGCCGCCGAGACCCGCGACTTTCTGCAGGCCTTCGGCTCGACGTACGTCGGGGCCAAGAGCCGGTGA